The Halalkalibacter krulwichiae genome has a segment encoding these proteins:
- a CDS encoding LLM class flavin-dependent oxidoreductase, with product MSTIQIPVSVLNLAPIRKGQQAKEAIDSMVDLAQATEEMGYKRYWIAEHHNTPTLVSSATAILIKHTLEHTKSIRVGSGGIMLPNHSPLVVAEQFGTMATIYPDRLDLGLGRAPGTDMMTANALRRSKNDSVFTFPDDVNALLTYFGPEDVQDYVKAYPGVDTNIPIYILGSSTDSAYLAAKLGLPYVFASHFAPRYMEEAISIYRNRFEPSEYLDSPYMMVCLNVIAAESNEEAERERTTMQQFFLNVVRNTRMPLMPPVESMDGIWTPSEKEIATSMSSVTLLGDKDSVRKQLTSFQDKYAVDELMAVSYIYDPNKQKRSYEILKEVVDGC from the coding sequence ATGTCTACTATACAAATACCTGTTTCTGTCCTTAATTTGGCACCAATCCGAAAGGGCCAACAAGCTAAAGAGGCAATTGATTCAATGGTTGATTTAGCTCAAGCAACGGAGGAAATGGGTTATAAACGATATTGGATTGCAGAACATCACAACACGCCTACACTTGTTAGTTCTGCAACGGCGATTTTAATTAAACATACATTAGAACATACAAAGAGCATTCGTGTTGGTTCTGGAGGCATTATGCTCCCAAATCACTCTCCTTTAGTGGTTGCGGAACAATTCGGTACGATGGCTACTATATATCCTGATCGTCTCGACTTAGGGTTGGGGAGAGCACCGGGGACAGATATGATGACAGCAAATGCGTTACGACGTTCAAAAAATGATTCTGTCTTTACTTTTCCGGATGATGTAAATGCTCTATTAACTTATTTTGGACCGGAAGATGTCCAAGATTATGTGAAAGCATATCCAGGAGTTGATACGAATATTCCGATTTATATATTAGGATCCTCAACAGACTCAGCGTATCTAGCAGCTAAATTAGGGTTGCCTTATGTATTTGCTTCTCATTTTGCACCAAGATATATGGAAGAAGCGATATCGATTTATCGGAATCGTTTTGAACCATCTGAATACTTAGACTCTCCTTATATGATGGTATGTTTGAATGTTATTGCAGCAGAAAGCAACGAAGAGGCCGAAAGAGAAAGGACAACGATGCAGCAATTCTTTTTAAATGTTGTACGAAATACAAGAATGCCGTTAATGCCTCCTGTTGAAAGTATGGATGGAATTTGGACTCCGTCAGAAAAGGAAATAGCTACATCGATGTCTAGTGTCACTTTACTTGGCGATAAGGATTCAGTTCGTAAGCAATTGACAAGCTTCCAAGATAAATACGCCGTAGATGAATTAATGGCAGTATCATACATTTATGATCCGAATAAACAAAAGCGTTCGTATGAAATCTTAAAAGAAGTGGTTGATGGGTGCTAA
- a CDS encoding alpha/beta-type small acid-soluble spore protein, whose amino-acid sequence MARNKLLVPGVENALNQMKEEIANELGVELGPDTTARANGSVGGEMTKRLIAMAEEQLRNQ is encoded by the coding sequence ATGGCCAGAAATAAATTATTAGTTCCAGGTGTAGAAAATGCTCTAAATCAAATGAAAGAAGAAATTGCGAATGAATTAGGAGTTGAACTAGGACCGGATACAACTGCTCGTGCGAATGGTTCTGTTGGTGGTGAAATGACTAAGCGTCTCATTGCGATGGCAGAAGAACAACTACGGAATCAATAG
- a CDS encoding sensor domain-containing protein, with protein MTTKIEFEQTLKKLKDIETALNESSIVAITDQKGIIQFVNNKFCEISQYHYDELVGNDHRIVNSGFHSKEFMKDLWKTIGNGKVWRGEFRNKAKDGSYYWVDTTIVPFLNDQGKPYQYISIRHDITIRKNMEEEIKWMAYRDTLTSLPNRNYLSHWIKEELNDKNNHKLAVLFLDLDRFKSINDTLGHDVGDLLLREASQRLKNCLRKSDFIARLGGDEFVIVLKDIENQKDVVTVVNKIKKQLHLPFTINKEKLVISTSIGISMDILSGDSVNFNRFIETLMKKADIAMYHAKQKGGNTYCFNTDNQTNELERFYHIEQEITKALEQNQFSVVYQPLVNLKDSKIVGMEALLRWSTPTLGSVSPDEFIPILEQLGYINEVGKWVLHAACRQMKIWLDNGLELERISVNVSPVQFSCEHFLEKIKETLIETGLEACFLELEVTEGTILSIKESLKTLNELKSMGVKISIDDFGTGYSSLSYLKNLPISSLKIDKSFINDLDIDSEVIVNTIINLGKNLNFTVIAEGIENQAQLSYLQHQHCQLGQGYYFSKPVRAEEIPRIIKEYQVVSR; from the coding sequence ATGACTACTAAAATAGAATTTGAACAAACATTAAAAAAGCTGAAAGATATTGAAACTGCTTTAAATGAATCCTCAATTGTAGCGATAACCGATCAGAAAGGGATTATCCAATTCGTTAATAATAAGTTTTGTGAAATTTCTCAATATCATTATGATGAATTAGTAGGAAATGACCATCGAATTGTCAATTCTGGTTTTCATAGTAAAGAGTTTATGAAAGACTTGTGGAAGACGATAGGAAACGGAAAGGTATGGCGAGGGGAATTTAGAAATAAAGCAAAAGATGGTTCTTACTATTGGGTAGATACGACTATCGTTCCATTCTTGAATGATCAAGGAAAGCCGTATCAATATATTTCAATTCGTCATGATATTACAATAAGGAAGAATATGGAAGAAGAAATTAAATGGATGGCTTATCGTGACACACTAACTTCTTTGCCGAACCGTAATTATTTAAGTCATTGGATTAAAGAAGAACTAAACGACAAGAACAATCATAAACTGGCTGTCCTTTTTTTAGATTTAGATCGTTTCAAATCAATTAATGATACGTTAGGACATGACGTTGGAGATTTATTGTTGCGAGAAGCGAGCCAACGGTTAAAGAATTGTCTTCGTAAATCAGACTTTATAGCGCGTCTAGGTGGCGATGAATTTGTTATCGTTCTAAAAGATATTGAAAACCAGAAAGACGTTGTGACTGTCGTCAATAAAATTAAAAAGCAACTGCACTTGCCGTTTACGATTAATAAGGAAAAATTAGTGATTTCAACAAGTATTGGAATTAGTATGGATATTTTAAGTGGAGATTCAGTAAACTTTAATCGATTTATTGAAACATTAATGAAGAAAGCTGATATTGCTATGTACCATGCTAAGCAAAAAGGTGGCAATACTTACTGTTTTAATACGGATAATCAAACAAATGAGTTAGAGCGCTTTTATCACATTGAGCAAGAAATAACAAAAGCATTGGAACAAAATCAATTTTCTGTTGTTTACCAACCGTTAGTTAACTTGAAAGACTCTAAGATCGTTGGTATGGAAGCGTTATTACGTTGGTCTACTCCAACCTTAGGGAGTGTTTCTCCAGATGAATTCATCCCGATCCTAGAACAACTTGGGTATATTAACGAAGTTGGGAAATGGGTGTTACATGCTGCCTGCAGGCAAATGAAGATATGGCTAGATAATGGGCTTGAACTAGAAAGAATTTCTGTAAATGTATCTCCTGTTCAATTTAGCTGTGAACACTTCCTTGAAAAGATTAAAGAAACATTGATTGAGACAGGTTTAGAAGCCTGCTTCTTGGAGCTGGAAGTTACGGAAGGGACAATCTTAAGTATTAAAGAATCTTTAAAAACGTTGAATGAGCTTAAATCAATGGGTGTTAAGATCTCTATTGATGATTTTGGAACAGGATATTCTTCATTAAGTTATTTGAAAAACCTCCCTATAAGTTCGTTGAAGATCGATAAATCATTTATTAACGACCTGGATATCGACTCAGAAGTCATCGTTAATACAATCATAAATCTCGGGAAAAATTTGAATTTCACAGTTATCGCGGAAGGGATTGAAAATCAAGCACAGCTGTCTTACTTGCAACATCAACATTGCCAGTTAGGACAAGGATACTATTTTAGTAAACCGGTAAGAGCCGAGGAGATTCCTCGCATCATAAAGGAATACCAAGTTGTATCGCGTTAA
- a CDS encoding histidine phosphatase family protein, with the protein MLNNTSVNILHQRQNSLTDPSLLSLLQGGGLIFYVRHAEATVGEDQPYLNFNDCLTQRNLSNYGRRQALMYGDVLRRNQIPVMYPVHTSPFCRNRETAALVFGEQMSQVDSFLFDIYRLSFPLSVTERDRIVRELQAVLELPPTSGTNKVIIAHSFPQGVGFGPIPDMGTVVIRPRGQGNGFEVVAQLTLNDFIRL; encoded by the coding sequence TTGTTAAATAATACAAGTGTAAATATATTACACCAAAGGCAAAATTCTTTAACAGATCCTTCGTTGTTAAGTTTGCTTCAGGGAGGAGGGTTGATTTTTTACGTTAGGCACGCAGAAGCTACGGTAGGAGAAGATCAACCGTATTTAAATTTTAATGATTGTTTGACACAGAGAAACTTATCAAATTATGGGAGAAGGCAGGCCTTGATGTACGGTGACGTTTTAAGAAGAAATCAGATCCCTGTCATGTATCCTGTTCATACAAGTCCTTTTTGTAGAAATAGAGAAACGGCTGCTTTGGTGTTTGGTGAACAAATGAGTCAAGTTGACTCATTTTTGTTTGATATCTACAGACTAAGCTTTCCATTAAGTGTAACAGAGCGAGATAGAATAGTAAGAGAATTACAAGCTGTTTTAGAGTTGCCTCCTACTTCTGGTACAAATAAAGTAATTATAGCTCATAGCTTCCCGCAAGGAGTTGGATTTGGACCAATACCAGACATGGGGACCGTTGTGATAAGACCTCGAGGTCAAGGGAACGGGTTTGAAGTTGTCGCACAATTAACATTAAATGATTTTATTCGTTTATAA